The sequence below is a genomic window from Tenacibaculum tangerinum.
CAAATTATTGAAGAAACGTATCAAACAATCTTCAGTAAGAAATCTTATTTCCCGTATGGTATCGTTATTAGTCGTGTTTATGGGGCTCATTTTAGCCTTGTCGGTACTAAATTTAGACGATGCATTAAATACTGTTTTAGCAGGAGCTGGTATTGCAGGAGTAGCAGTAAGTTTAGCAATTCAAGGAACGTTGTCAAATACGCTCTCTGGGTTTTACTTGGCGGTTAACGATGTTATAGAAGTTGGAAACTGGGTGGTAACCAATGGCTATAGCGGTGAAATTATTGAGATTTCGTTAAGAAATACGAAGTTAAAAGAATCCGATAACAATATTGTTGTAATTCCTAACAAGCTTATTGTTGAAAAACCTTTTAAAAATTATGGTCTTACCAAGCGTATTCGAACAACCATAAATTGTGGCGTTGCGTATGACTCTGATTTAGAAAAGGTAAAAAAGGTAGCTATACAAGCTATCAATGAAGTATTTCCGCCAGAATCAGGTGAAGAAATAGAACTATATTATCAAGAGTTCGGAGCAAGTTCTATTGATTTCATGCTACGATTTTGGGTAGATGCTACTCGAAATTTAACAGCAATTCAAGTAAAAAGTGAAGCCATTATGGCAATTAAAAAGGCTTTTGAAGAAAACAATATTGAAATACCGTTCCCAATAAGAACTCTAATAAACAAATAGATTTTATTAGTTAGGCAACAAACGAAGTTAAAAGAGGTCAATTAGAAGTCGTAAAAAAAGACTTTTAATGGATCTCTTTTCTTTTGAGATAGAAAGGTAAAAAGGCATTTTTATCGGTCATCTCAAATAATTTTCATCCAAAAATCACACGTATTTTTGCTGAAAATCCCCATATAACAGAGCTTCGAGAGTTTATCTAAAACTCCAATTTTTATAATTAGTAGAAGCCTCTAATGTATCTTCCAACTCATCAGGTAGTGCAGGAAAAAAGTCGATGCCTGTTTTTTCTTCTAATTCATCAATAGAAACCACAAAATTATACAAAGGTTGGTTGCTGTCTTTATGCGGCATTAAAAAAGCAATGGCTTTAACTTCGGGTTGGGTATAATCTAGTAAAACCTTGTAAAAATAATTAGGAACACTTACTTTTTCGTTACCAATGGTTTTTAGGTTCGGTTCTAAAACACCTCCTGTAACAACATATAAGTGATGATATTTTTTAGCCCAATAACGTGTTTTTTGCTCTAGTTTATTCCAAATGCCAGCGTTAAACTCATGGTTTTGTGGGGTAATATTAGAAGTGTAAAAAGTTTCATCATGAGCTTTTTTCGAAGCGCGCCTATCACCAGCAGGGCATAAATGCCCTTTGTCGTAACCAGATCTTTTGTAATTTCTCCAATCGGCAGATTTTGTGCTAACTTTTGGATCTGCAATAAAAAAAGGACGCTCGTAATTTGTGTACACAATATCACTTTTATCTAAAGTATAAGCGACCCATTCGGCTTGCTCGTGTTGTTCGCTGTACGATAGCTGATAACCATTGTGTTTTACAATAACACCGGTTGTAGAAGAAGGAAGGTACTCAAAATTAGTTGTTTTTTTATCTATTGTCTCTTTTGAAGACTCAGGTAATTCATTGGTGTTTTCATTTTTTTTTGCAACCAATAACCTAAAAGTAACGCAAGAATGGTAATAACTACTTTTATTTTTCTAGACGTACTCATATTAATTTTTTAATAAGATTTCTTTAAATTCTGGTGTTTTTTCAGCTTCACTAAAAATTTGTTGAAATTTAACAGGAGGTACTGTTAGTTTACGTTTAGTCAAATCTAACCACGCGCCATAAACAGTGATAATCGCCGATAGATTTCCTGCCTGGTTAAAAACTTCATGCTGAATTTTCCAACGCTCTCCCTTACTAGACAAACCAACAACTTTTAGGTTTACGGTAATATCTTCTCCCATGTGTATTTCACGCAAAAATTTGGTGTTTTCTTCAAATAAAATCGGCCCCACATTTTCGTTCGTAAAATCTTGAATGGTAATGTTATGCTTTTTAAAAAAGCGCAAGCGTAATTCAGCAGCATAATCGTTGTATGCGGTATGACGCATGTGTATATTGGCATCAAAATCTGCCCATCGTGTTTTAAATTGAACACTAAAAATCATATCAAAAAAATTAAGAAAGCGAATGTACAAATTTTACCCCTTCACATCCAAAGCATCACGAAGAGTATTACCTATAAGCATAAATGCCATTACTAAGCTCATAATAGCAATTCCAGGAATTAAGGCTAAATAAGGTTTGCCAAGAATAATATAATTGTAATGGTTTTTTATCATAGCTCCCCAAGAAGGTGTAGGCGGTTGCGCTCCAATACCCAAGAAGCTCAACCCACTTTCAATTAAAATGGCTGCGGCAAAATTAGCGGCAGAGATTACAATAATAGGAGCTAAAATATTAGGTAAAATATGTTTGAATATAATTCTAAAATCAGAAAACCCCAAAGCCTTAGCAGCTTCTACATACTGTTGCTGTTTAGCAGTCATTACCTGACCGCGAACCACACGTGCTACTTCTACCCACATTGTTAACCCTACGGCAATAAAAACCTGCCAAAAACCTTTGCCTAACGCTAAGGTAATGGCGATTACCAATAAAAGTGTAGGAATAGACCATGTGATATTGATAACCCACATGATGAAATCATCAATTTTTCCGCCAAAATACCCTGCAATAGCTCCAATAGGAATGCCTATTAAAAGGGAAATAAAAACGGCGATAAAACCGATAAAAAATGAAATTCTAGCCCCTATTAACAACCTGCTTAATAAGTCACGCCCATACTTATCGGTGCCCAAATAAAATGTTTTTTGTTGAATATACTTTTGGTAAGAAGCAGGAAACTCTTTAGGTAAACCATCGGAATATTTCACCACTTCTAACTGATTGTTTTGAACAGAAAAAGATTTGATCGGTATTGCTGTTGCTGAATTTTGTTTTCCACTCATAAAAATAGCAAACCAAGACTTTTGATTTTTTTCTTCGGAAGGAATACGTAACATCTGCACAGAAAAACCAGGAGGTTTTGAGTGAATTTCTAAGTGCATTTGATTGGCTGAATTGCTGTTGTCGGGTGCTAAAACGTAGC
It includes:
- a CDS encoding mechanosensitive ion channel family protein, with translation MQEETLKSSWGKVSDKLSGWLDTLVINLPNIFVAIIVFIVFYWLANTTNNLLNKLLKKRIKQSSVRNLISRMVSLLVVFMGLILALSVLNLDDALNTVLAGAGIAGVAVSLAIQGTLSNTLSGFYLAVNDVIEVGNWVVTNGYSGEIIEISLRNTKLKESDNNIVVIPNKLIVEKPFKNYGLTKRIRTTINCGVAYDSDLEKVKKVAIQAINEVFPPESGEEIELYYQEFGASSIDFMLRFWVDATRNLTAIQVKSEAIMAIKKAFEENNIEIPFPIRTLINK
- a CDS encoding DNA/RNA non-specific endonuclease; translated protein: MVAKKNENTNELPESSKETIDKKTTNFEYLPSSTTGVIVKHNGYQLSYSEQHEQAEWVAYTLDKSDIVYTNYERPFFIADPKVSTKSADWRNYKRSGYDKGHLCPAGDRRASKKAHDETFYTSNITPQNHEFNAGIWNKLEQKTRYWAKKYHHLYVVTGGVLEPNLKTIGNEKVSVPNYFYKVLLDYTQPEVKAIAFLMPHKDSNQPLYNFVVSIDELEEKTGIDFFPALPDELEDTLEASTNYKNWSFR
- a CDS encoding acyl-CoA thioesterase, whose translation is MIFSVQFKTRWADFDANIHMRHTAYNDYAAELRLRFFKKHNITIQDFTNENVGPILFEENTKFLREIHMGEDITVNLKVVGLSSKGERWKIQHEVFNQAGNLSAIITVYGAWLDLTKRKLTVPPVKFQQIFSEAEKTPEFKEILLKN
- a CDS encoding ABC transporter permease, whose protein sequence is MNKNTGTSLWQIAFQKFKRSKTGMFSFWYIVVCGFIAVFCYVLAPDNSNSANQMHLEIHSKPPGFSVQMLRIPSEEKNQKSWFAIFMSGKQNSATAIPIKSFSVQNNQLEVVKYSDGLPKEFPASYQKYIQQKTFYLGTDKYGRDLLSRLLIGARISFFIGFIAVFISLLIGIPIGAIAGYFGGKIDDFIMWVINITWSIPTLLLVIAITLALGKGFWQVFIAVGLTMWVEVARVVRGQVMTAKQQQYVEAAKALGFSDFRIIFKHILPNILAPIIVISAANFAAAILIESGLSFLGIGAQPPTPSWGAMIKNHYNYIILGKPYLALIPGIAIMSLVMAFMLIGNTLRDALDVKG